The sequence TGAACCACGAACCCCTGCGGAACGTGATCCTTACGACGGAAGAGAACGGGGCGTAGATGCCGGGAGAGAACGGGACTTAGTCCACTTCCGGCACCCTCCGCAACCTTTCGGATGCGGGCCGTACCCGCATACCCGCTGGTCGTCACGGAGCGTAGAGAGGCTATGTCCCTGAGTGACGATACTGGTGTATCGTCCCGACAGGGGTTGCGCCGCCTACGTTCGGCGCCGGGGATGGATATTTCAGATTTGTGAGGGGGGCGACGGGCGATGCACGGCCTATGGACGAACGATCCGACGCGGCGGAGCCGCCGACGGCGACCCTGGCGCGCGGCGGCGCGCAGACGCGGCCATCACACGAGCCATCACAGCCACCGCCACCGCAGCCCGGCCGGCCGTCGCAGGCATGTCCTCCGGGACCCACGGGACCCGGGAGCGGCACTGACCGGGAGGCCCCGGTGAACGCGCCGCCCTCCGTGACGACCGTGACGAGCGCCCTGGACGGCTTGGTGCGCGCACCGCTCGCGCCGGGGGCTCCGCCGCAGTCCCGTCCGCCGGCCGTCGGCGCCGGGTCGCGTCTGGTCCAGCAATTGGTCCTGGCCCTCGTCTGCGGGGCCTACGCCATCGGGTCCACCTTCGACTGGGGCTCGGGCCGCCTCGCGCTGATCATGGGCGACTTCGGGCTGAGCGCCGCGGCGGGCGCCGCCGCCGTCTCCTGCTTCTGCTACGCCCGCAGCCCGCGGGTCCGCTTCCGGCCGGCCTGGCTGCTGTTCGCGCTCTCCTCGGCGATGGCGGCCCTGGGCAACGCGGTCTGGGGCTGGTACGAGGTCGTGCTGGGGCGGAGCGTGCCGAGCCCGAGCTACGCCGACCTGTTCTTCCTGTGCTTCGCGCCGCCCGCCATCGTGGGCCTGCTGGTCCTCGCCAAGCGGCCGATGACCCGGGCGGGCTGGATCTGCCTGGCGCTGGACGCCTGGCTGATCGGCGGCTCCCTGCTCACCCTGTCCTGGAGCCTCGCGCTCGCCCAGGCGGCGCGGTTCGACGGACCGAGCGTGGCGCACACCGCGCTGTCGCTGGCCTACCCACTGCTCGACATCGCGCTCGTCAGCATGGTGCTCGCGCTGCACTTCCGCCGCTCCTCGGGCAACCGCACGGCGGTCAACACCGCGATCGGCGCGCTCGCCCTCACCGTGATGTGCGACGCGCTGTTCACCTCGCCGCTGCTGCACAGCAGCTACCGCTCCGGGCAGCTGCTGGACGCGGGCTGGTTCGCCGGGTCGCTGCTGCTCGCCTACGCCCCCTGGGCCGCTCCGTCGCGTCCGGGAGCACGGGAGGCCGACCGGCACGTACCCGACGGGCACACGCGCGTGGTGCACGAGCACGTGCCCGGACAGCGCGGCACAGGCCATCCCCACGTGCCCGCACCCGCCCCCGGAGGCGAACACGGCCGCTACCCGGCCGGCCGGCCGCTCTCCGGCTCCCTCGCCGCGCTCACCCCGTACCTCGCCGCCGCGGTGTGCACCCTGGGCATCCTGTACAACGTCCTCAACGGCCGCAGGCCCGACCATGTCGTGCTGATCACCGCAGGCGCCGTCGTACTGGCGCTCGTCATGCGCCAGGGCATCATGCTGCTGGACAACATCACCCTCACCCAGGAACTGGCGCAGAAGGAGAACCACTTCCGCTCCCTGGTGCAGGGCTCCAGCGACGTCATCATGATCGCCGCACCCAACGGCATCCTCCGGTACGTCTCCCCGGCCGCCGCCGGGGTCTACGGACGGTCCGCCGAGGATCTGGTGGGTACCGAACTGGCCGGTCTCATCCACCCGGAGGACCTGGGCTGTGTGGTGCACGAGGTGCGCCGGTTCCTCGCCGTCAGCCCGCTGGAGGAGGCCACCACACGCATCGAGTGCCGCTTCCGCTCCGGGGACGGCGGCTGGCTCAACGTCGAGTCCACCGTCAACCGGCACCACGGCGGCCTGATCTTCAACAGCCGGGACGTGACCGAACGGGTGCGGCTGCAGGCCCAGTTGCAGCACAACGCCGAGCACGACCCGCTCACCGACCTGCCCAACCGCGCGCTGTTCACCCAGCGCGTCCAGCAGGCCCTCTCCGGCCGCCGCGCCACCGACCGGGGCGCCGCCCTGCGCGGCACCGCCGTTCTCTTCATCGACCTGGACGGCTTCAAGGCCGTCAACGACACGATCGGGCACCAGGCCGGGGACGAACTGCTCGTCCAGGCCGCCCGCAGGCTCCAGGACGCCGTCCGGCAGGGGGACACCGCCTCCCGGCTCGGCGGCGACGAGTTCGCGGCCCTGATCGTCGGGGACGGCACCCGTGACCGTGCCGCCCGGGAGCGCAACATCCTGGAGCTCGCCGACCGTCTCAGAATGACCCTCTCCCAGCCCTACGCCATCGGCGGCAACGATGTCCGGGTCAACGCCTCCATCGGCGTCGCCTTCGCCGAACAGGGCCTCGGCGCGGGCGAGCTGCTGCGCAACGCCGACCTCGCGATGTACCGCGCGAAATCGGCCGGCAAGGGCCGCGTCGAGCTGTACAAGCCGCAGATGCAGCAGGACGTCGTACGCAAGGCGGAGCTGGCCACACGGCTGCGCGCCGCGCTGCACGACGGCGAGTTCGCCCTGCTGCACCAGCCCGTGGTCTGCCTGGAGAAAGGCCGGATCACATCGGTTTCCGCACAGGCGCGCTGGCGCTCCTCCCAGGGGGTGCTCTTCACCCCGGCCGAGTTCCTGCGGGTGGCCGAGGACGGCGACAAGACCGCGGAGCTGGACCGCTGGATCCTCCAGGAGGCGGTGGAGCAGGCCGCCGAGCGGGCCGCCACCGGGAACGTGGTGCCGGTGGCCGTGCGGGTGAGCGCCCGCCGGCTGCTGGACCGCTCGATGCCGCTCGGCTCCGTGGAGGCGCTGCTGACCCGGCACGGGCTGCCGCCCGGCGCGTTGGTCGTGGAGCTGTCCGGCACCGACCCCATGGCCGCGCTGGACGAGCTGGAGCGGCGTCTGACCGCGCTCAGCCGGCTCGGGGTACGGATCGCCCTGGACGGCTTCGGCAGCGGCTACGCGGCGATCACGGCCCTCAGAAGGCTCCCCGTCGACATCCTGAAGCTCGACCGCAGCCTGGTCGAGGGGGTCGTGGAGTCCGCTCGGCTGCACAAGATCACCAGCGGGCTGCTGCGGATCGCCGGCGATCTCGGGCTCCAGTCCGTCGCCGAGGGTGTGGACCTGCCGGAACAGGTCGTCGCGCTGCGCGCGATGGGCTGCACGCACGGGCAGGGCATGGCGTTCGCGGGGCCGCTGGACGAGTACCGGCTGCGCCGGGCGCTCGGATCCGGTCACTATCCCGTGCCGCACGCGCCGGCCGAGCCGGCGTTCGCGGGCGGCGCGCGAGAGCCGCAGGCGCGCGTCGGCGTCGAGAGCGGGGGCGCGCGAAGGTCCGAAGAGCTGAGCGCGGTCGTCGCCTCGACCCCGACCGCGGCGCCCCGGAGGTGACGAGCTGTGGAAAGGGCCGCGGGGGTGTACACCGGAAGGGTGTCCGCCGTCTTCGGAGGTGGCAGTGCCCTTCGCTCACATAATGAGACTCCCGTCCCACCCACTTGACACGTGGTGCGTGCCGGGGGGAGGGTCAGTGCCATGCGCACCCGAATTCTCGTACTTGGACAGCGCGTCGGCTGAGCTGGGACCCACCGGAGGACGATCCGGAATCCCCAGCGACCACACCGGCGCGCTCCCCTCGCTTGCCCTACGGCACGAGGGGTTTTTTGTTGCACGAGCACCTTTCGTGCAGCGCTTGAACTCCGCCCAAACCTCGCAAAAACCCTCAGCATCGAGAAGAGAATGCCGATGACCGAGCAGGCCACCGGGGCCCATCCGCAGCCGCGGCCCCGATCCGGAGGACAGCAGTCCGCCCCCGTCGAGCACGTCACGGGTGCGCAGTCCCTCATCCGCTCCCTCGAGGAGGTCGGCGCTGAGACGGTATTCGGTATCCCCGGCGGCGCGATCCTGCCGGCGTACGACCCGCTGATGGACTCCACCCGGGTGCGCCACGTCCTGGTCCGCCACGAGCAGGGCGCAGGCCACGCGGCCACCGGCTACGCGCAGGCCACCGGCAAGGTCGGCGTCTGCATGGCGACCTCGGGGCCGGGTGCCACCAACCTGGTCACGCCGATCGCCGACGCGCACATGGACTCGGTGCCGCTGGTCGCGATCACCGGTCAGGTCGCCTCGAAGTCGATCGGCACGGACGCCTTCCAGGAGGCGGACATCGTCGGCATCACCATGCCGATCACCAAGCACAACTTCCTGGTCACCAAGGCCGAGGACATCCCGCGGACCATCGCGCAGGCGTTCCACATCGCCTCCACCGGCCGCCCGGGCCCGGTCCTGGTCGACATCGCCAAGGACGCCCTCCAGGCGAAGACCACCTTCTCCTGGCCGCCGGTCATGGACCTGCCCGGCTATCGCCCGGTGACCAAGCCGCACGCCAAGCAGATCCGCGAGGCGGCCAAGCTGATCACCTCCGCCAAGCGGCCCGTCCTCTACGTCGGCGGCGGCGTCCTCAAGGCCCAGGCCACCGCCGAGCTGAAGGTCCTCGCCGAACTCACCGGAGCGCCCGTCACCACCACCCTGATGGCGCTCGGCGCGTTCCCCGACAGCCACCCGCTGCACGTGGGAATGCCGGGCATGCACGGTGCGGTCACCGCCGTCACCGCGCTGCAGAAGGCCGACCTGATCGTCGCCCTCGGAGCCCGCTTCGACGACCGCGTCACCGGCAAGCTGGACAGCTTCGCGCCGTACGCCAAGATCGTCCACGCCGACATCGACCCGGCCGAGATCGGCAAGAACCGCGCCGCCGACGTGCCGATCGTCGGTGACGCCCGCGAGGTCATCGCCGACCTGGTCCAGGCCGTGCAGAAGGAGCACAGCGAGGGCCACCAGGGCGACTACACCGCCTGGTGGAGCGACCTGAACCGCTGGCGCGAGACCTACCCGCTCGGCTACGACCAGCCCGAGGACGGCTCGCTGTCCCCGCAGCAGGTCATCGAGCGCATCGGGCAGCTCGCTCCCGAGGGCACGATCTTCGCCGCGGGCGTCGGCCAGCACCAGATGTGGTCCGCGCACTTCATCCAGTACGAGAAGCCCGCCACCTGGCTGAACTCCGGCGGCGCCGGCACGATGGGCTACGCGGTCCCGGCCGCCATGGGCGCCAAGGCCGGACAGCCGGACCACACGGTCTGGGCGATCGACGGTGACGGCTGCTTCCAGATGACCAATCAGGAGCTGACCACCTGCGCCCTGAACAACATCCCGATCAAGGTCGCCATCATCAACAACGGCGCCCTCGGGATGGTCCGCCAGTGGCAGACCCTCTTCTACAACCAGCGTTACTCCAACACCGTGCTGCACTCCGGCCCCGACGACGTCAACCCGGAGGCCAGGGGCACCCGCGTGCCGGACTTCGTGAAGCTGTCCGAGGCCATGGGCTGCGTGGGCCTGCGCTGCGAGCGCCCGGAGGACCTGGACAAGGTCATCGAAGAGGCGAACTCCATCAACGACCGCCCGGTCGTCGTCGACTTCATCGTCCACGAGGACGCGATGGTGTGGCCGATGGTCGCCGCCGGCACCTCCAACGACGAGATCATGGCCGCCCGGGACGTCCGCCCCGACTTCGGCGACAACGAAGACGACTGACCTTCAACAGGCAAGGAAGAGCAACCAGACATGTCCAAGCACACGCTCTCCGTCCTGGTGGAGAACACGCCGGGCATCCTCGCCCGGATCGCCGCCCTGTTCTCGCGCCGCGGCTTCAACATCGACTCGCTCGCGGTCGGCGTCACCGAGCACCCCGACATCTCCCGCATCACCATCGTGGTGGGCGTCGAGGACCTGCCGCTGGAGCAGGTCACCAAGCAGCTCAACAAGCTCGTCAACGTGCTGAAGATCGTGGAGCTGGAGCCCGGCCAGGCGGTTCAGCGCGAACTCGTTCTGGTGAAGGTGCGCGCCGACAACGAGACGCGATCCCAGATCGTGGAGATCGTCCAGCTGTTCCGCGCCAAAACGGTCGACGTCTCCCCGGAGGCCGTCACCATCGAGGCCACCGGATCCAGCGAGAAGCTGTCCGCCATGCTCAAGATGCTGGAGCCGTTCGGCATCAAGGAGCTGGTCCAGTCCGGGACGATCGCGATCGGCCGCGGCGCCCGCTCGATCACGGACCGCTCGCTGCGCGCGCTGGACCGATCCGCGTAAGGCTGAACGCGTAAGGCTGAATACGGGCGGTCCCGCCGCCCGTATGCCGAGACCCCGAAACTTCCCCTCCCCTCACCGGCATACGGTGGGACGCACAAACTGCACACCAAGGAGAGAACCCAAAGTGGCCGAGCTGTTCTACGACGCCGACGCCGACCTGTCCATCATCCAGGGCCGCAAGGTCGCGGTCATCGGATACGGCAGCCAGGGCCACGCCCACGCGCTGTCGCTGCGTGACTCGGGCGTCGACGTGCGAGTCGGTCTGCACGAGGGCTCCAAGTCCAAGGCCAAGGCCGAGGAGCAGGGCCTGCGCGTGGTGACCCCGGCCGAGGCCGCAGCCGAGGCCGACGTCATCATGATCCTCATCCCGGACCCGATCCAGGCCCAGGTCTACGAGGAGTCCATCGCGCCGAACCTGAAGGACGGCGACGCGCTGTTCTTCGCGCACGGCTTCAACATCCGCTTCGGCTTCATCAAGCCCCCGGCCGGCGTCGACGTCGCCCTGGTCGCCCCGAAGGGCCCGGGCCACCTGGTGCGCCGCCAGTACGAGGAGGGCCGTGGCGTCCCGGCGATCGCCGCCGTCGAGCAGGACGCGACCGGCAACGCCTTCCCGCTGGCCCTGTCGTACGCCAAGGCCATCGGCGGCACCCGCGCCGGCGTCATCAAGACGACCTTCACCGAGGAGACCGAGACCGACCTGTTCGGCGAGCAGGCCGTGCTGTGCGGCGGCACCTCCGCCCTGGTCAAGGCCGGCTTCGAGACCCTGGTCGAGGCGGGCTACCAGCCGGAGATCGCCTACTTCGAGTGCCTGCACGAGCTGAAGCTGATCGTCGACCTCATGTACGAGGGCGGCCTGGAGAAGATGCGCTGGTCCGTCTCCGAGACCGCCGAGTGGGGCGACTACGTCACCGGTCCGCGCATCATCACCGACGCCACCAAGGCCGAGATGAAGCAGGTCCTCGCGGAGATCCAGGACGGCACCTTCGCCCAGACCTGGATGGACGAGTACCACGGCGGTCTGAAGAAGTACAACGAGTACAAGCAGCAGGACGCGGAGCACCTGCTGGAGACCACCGGCAAGCAGCTGCGCAAGCTGATGAGCTGGGTGAACGAGGAGGCGTAAGCCTCGTGTCAGGGGGTCGGGGCAGACTGCTCCGGCCCCCTTTGGCCACTCCGTCCAGCCCCGGACGGGTGATCCTTCCGCAGAGGCGCAAGACGGTCTCGGCGGCGCCACTACACTGCTGCACAACATACGCGTCAGGCCCACAGCGTCGTGCGTCTTCCGCGGCTAGCCCCCCTCCTCCGCCTGCGGCCGTCGGGACGGCCGTCCGCATGCATTGGACTAGTGAGGACCTCACGTGAGCTCGAAACCTGTCGTACTCATCGCTGAAGAGCTGTCGCCCGCGACCGTCGACGCGCTCGGCCCGGACTTCGAGATCCGGCACTGCAACGGAGCCGACCGCGCCGAACTGCTCGCCGCCATCGCCGACGTCGACGCGATCCTGATCCGTTCCGCCACCAAGGTCGACGCGGAGGCCACCGCCGCCGCCAAGAAGCTCAAGGTCGTCGCTCGAGCCGGCGTCGGCCTGGACAACGTCGACGTCTCCGCCGCCACCAAGGCCGGCGTGATGGTCGTCAACGCCCCGACCTCCAACATCGTCACGGCCGCCGAGCTCGCCTGCGGTCTGCTCGTCGCCACCGCCCGCAACATCCCGCAGGCCAACGCCGCGCTGAAGAACGGCGAGTGGAAGCGCAGCAAGTACACGGGTGTCGAGCTCGCCGAGAAGACGCTGGGCGTCGTGGGCCTCGGCCGTATCGGCGCCCTCGTCGCGCAGCGGATGTCCGCCTTCGGCATGAAGGTCGTCGCCTACGACCCCTACGTGCAGCCCGCGCGGGCCGCGCAGATGGGCGTCAAGGTGCTGTCCCTGGACGAGCTGCTCGAGGTTTCCGACTTCATCACCGTCCACCTGCCGAAGACCCCCGAGACCCTCGGCCTGATCGGCGACGAGGCGCTGCGCAAGGTCAAGCCGAGCGTGCGCATCGTCAACGCCGCGCGCGGCGGCATCGTGGACGAGGCGGCGCTCTACGCGGCGCTGAAGGAGGGCCGCGTCGCCGGCGCGGGCCTCGACGTGTACGCCAAGGAGCCCTGCACGGACTCCCCGCTCTTCGAGCTCGACCAGGTCGTCTGCACCCCGCACCTCGGCGCCTCCACGGACGAGGCGCAGGAGAAGGCGGGCATCGCGGTCGCCAGGTCGGTGCGCCTCGCGCTCGCCGGCGAGCTGGTGCCGGACGCGGTGAACGTCCAGGGCGGTGTCATCGCCGAGGACGTCAAGCCCGGTCTGCCGCTGGCCGAGCGGCTCGGCCGCATCTTCACCGCGCTCGCCGGTGAGGTCGCCGTCCGCCTGGACGTCGAGGTCTACGGAGAGATCACCCAGCACGATGTGAAGGTGCTGGAGCTGTCCGCGCTCAAGGGCGTCTTCGAGGACGTCGTCGACGAGACGGTGTCGTACGTCAACGCGCCGCTGTTCGCGCAGGAGAGGGGCGTCGAGGTGCGCCTGACCACCAGCTCCGAGTCCGCCGACCACCGCAACGTGGTGACCGTGCGCGGCACGCTGGGCAACGGCGAGGAGGTGTCGGTCTCCGGCACGCTGGCCGGTCCGAAGAACGTCCAGAAGATCGTGGCGGTCGGCGACTTCGACGTCGACCTGGCGCTCGCCGACCACATGGTCGTCCTGCGCTACGAGGACCGCCCGGGTGTCGTCGGCACCGTCGGCCGCATCCTCGGCGAGGCCGGCATCAACATCGCCGGTATGCAGGTCGCGCGTGCCGCGGTGGGCGGGGAGGCGCTGGCCGTGCTGACCGTGGACGACACGGTGGGCTCCGCCGTTCTGGCCGAGGTCGGCTCGGAGATCGGGGCGGCGTCGGCCCGTTCGGTGAACCTGGTCTGAGACACACATGGCGAAACGCCGGACGGGCTGGTGCGATGCCGGCCCGTCCGGCGTTTTCCGTGCTCCGAGGGGTCTCAGAGGGCGGCCTGTTCGGCCTGAGCCACCGGTGCCTCCGTCTCCGCCACCGGCGTCTGCCGCACATGGATCCGGCGCAGGGTCGTCGCCGCCGCGATCGCCGCGAGGACCAGGATCGCCGTTCCGGCGAGGGCCGCGCCGTGCATGCCGGTGGTGAACGCCTCCCGGGCCGTCGTCGCCAGGGCGCCTGACGCACGCCCCGGCAGGTGACCGGCGACGGCGAGCGCGCCGCCCAGGGTCTCGCGGGCCTCGGCCGGGGCCGACGCCGGCATCTCGTGGCGGTAGACGGCCGTACCGATGGAGCCGAGGACCGCCATGCCCAGCGCGCCGCCGAACTCCGCGCCCGTCTCCAGCAGTGCGGAGGCGGAGCCCGCCTTCTCCACCGGGGCGGCGCTCATGGCCAGGTCGGTCATCTGCGAGATCACCATGACGATGCCGGAGGACAGGACGCCGCAGGCGGCGAGGGCGAGCCAGAGGGAGTCCGTGCCGAGCAGGGCCAGCATGCCGTAGCCCGCCGCGCCGATGGCGAAGCCGGCGGTGACCACATAGGCGCGGTTCACGCCCTTCTGGACCAGGGCCGTGGCCGCCGGGGCCGCCATCCCGATCGGTACCGACGGCAGGAGCGCCCACAGGGCCGCCTCCATCGCGCTCTTGTCGAGCACCGACTGCAGATACTGCGTGGTGAAGATCGCCGAGCCCATGATCGCCAGCGAGGAGACGAGGTTCAGGACGACGGCGGGGCCGAAGCCCCGGCTGCGGAAGAGGGCCGGCGAGATCATCGGAGAGGCGGTCGTGCGCTGGCGGTGTACGAAGAGGGCCGCGAAGAGCAGGCCGACGGCGACGGACACGACGTACAGCGGGTGCCAGCCCTCGGACGGGATCTCCTTGAAGCCGTAGATCAGGGGGAACACCGCCGCCATCGACAGCGGCACGCTCAGGAAGTCGAAGCGGCCGGGCTCCGGGTTCTTGGACTCGGGCAGCAGGATCGGGCCGAGGACCAGCAGCAGCACCATCGCGGGCAGGTTGACCAGGAAGACCGAGCCCCACCAGAAGTACTGCACCAGAACTCCGCTCAGCACGGAGCCGAGGGCGATTCCGCCGGTCATCACGCCGGACCAGATGCCGATCGCCTTCGCCCGCTCCTTGGAGTCGGTGAACATCGTGCGGACCAGGGCCATCGTCGAGGGCATCAGGGTCGCCCCGCCGATGCCGAGGACCGCGCGGGCCGCGATCAGGGTCTCGGCGCTGTTCGCGTAGGCCGCGACCAGGGACGCGGCGCCGAAGGCGGCGGCGCCGAACAGGAGCAGCCGGCGCCGGCCGATGCGGTCGCCCAGCGAGCCCATCGTCATCAGCAGGCCGGCCAGGACGAAGCCGTACATGTCGAAGATCCACAGCTGCTGGGTGCCGCTCGGCTGAAGGTCCACGCTGATCGCCGGGATGGCGAAGTAGAGGACCGAGACGTCCATGGAGACCAGCAGCAGCGGCAGCATCAGCACGCCGAGCGCGGTCCATTCGCGGCGACCGGCGTGCCCGGCAGGGGAGTTGGTGCTCGTCGAGTTCGTCATGCCAGAGACTGTACGGGCGTCTTAAACGCTTGTCTAGAACGCTTGTGTAAGTCGTGCGTCTAGGACGTCTGTATGGATCGGCGGTAGGGTGATTCGCATGGGACACCGTGAAGATCTGCTGGAAGGCGCCAAGCGCTGCCTGCTGGAGAAGGGCTTCGCGCGGACGACGGCGCGCGACATCGTGAAGGAGTCGGGGACCAACCTCGCCTCCATCGGCTATCACTACGGCTCGAAGGACGCGCTGCTCGCGCAGGCCTACGTCGCGCTCGTGGAGACCATGTCCGACGACTTCGGCTGGGACGGCCCCCAGATCGAGGGCGCGCCCGGTTCGCTGGAGCGCTTCCGCGGGGTGTGGTCGAGCGTCGTCGCCAGCATGCGGGAGCCCGGTTCGGTGTGGCGGCTCAGCATGGAGGTCATGACCATCGACCTGCCCGAGGTGCGCGAGTCCTTGGCCGCTGCCCAGCGCGAGGGCGGGCGCGGCATGGTGGCGCTGCTGATGGGTGTGCCCGAGGAGGAGGTCACGGACGAGACCGCGGACACGCTCGGCAAGTTCTACATGACGCTGATGACCGGCCTCATCGCACAGTGGACCTTCGACCCCGGGACCGCGCCCGACGGCGACGCCCTCACCGAGGGCCTGCGGCAGATCGTCGAAGCGGCCGCGAAGGGCTGACCCCGCCGTCCCCCCTCTCTCACACACGCCCGGTCCGCGAAGTGCGAGCGGGCGGCGCGGGGCGAACGCGCGGCCCGGCACCCGCGTGCCCGGCGCGAAAGGCCGGCGGGCCGGCGGTGCAGGGGGCGTGCGGGCGGCCCGGCACCGCCACCACCGGGTCGAGTTCGACGGCCCGTCCGGCACAGAACCGGCAGCAGTGGAAGCGGCCCGCTGCCCGGCGAGGGCCCACCCGCCTTCGAGGGCGATCGGGTCGATGGCCCGCTGTCCTGCGAGGGCCGCGAACCGGGCCTGAGGCAGAGCGGGAACACGGTGGGCGGGCCCCGGTCCGGCCGGTGCCGATGACTCACCCGGCGGTGCCGCGCGGGTCTTGCCCGGCTCCCGCGCTGCGCCCCTCACCGGCACGCCGGTCCCGCATCGCCGGGGCCAGCGCGCCCAGCATCGAGGCTGCCGTCAGCGTGAACGCCCACGGATACCCCGTGTGCCCCGCCAGGAGGCCGAAGCCCGCGGCGCCCGCCCCCATGCCCCCGTCGTAGGCGAGGTTCCACAGCGCGGTGACCGTGCCGTAGGAGGGGCGGGAGACACGGGTGTACATGAGGGCGAGGGTCGCGTTCTGGGCGACGCCGAATCCGGTCCCGAAGACCACCGCGCCCACGAGGACGGCGACCGGACCGGAGACCGCCGCCATGAGCGCCGTACCGGCGGCCGACAGCAGCAGCCCCGGGGTGATCAGCTGCCCGGAGCCGCGCCGGTCGCCGTACCGCCCCGCCGCCCAGCGGGCCGCGGTCGCGGTGGCGCTCTGCACCAGCAGCGCCGCCGTCGCCACACCGGCCGACCCGTGCGGCACGGCCAGCGGCAGGAACGTGACCAGGATGCCGGCGGCGAGCGCGGTGGTGGCGAAGACCGCCGCGGGGCGCCGCAGTCCGGTGTCGCGCAGGGCCTCCGCCATGCCGAGGGGCTTCGAGGCGGCGCCTTGCGCGGGCGCGGCCTCCCGCAGCCCCGGCACCGAGGGAATCGCCGCCAGCGCCGCCACGGCCGCGGCCACGGTGACCGGCCCGTACCCGACGTTCTGCGCGAGCCACACGCCCAGCGGCAGGGCGACCAGCGACGGGACGCCCCCGACCACGCCGACGAGGGCGAGCCCCTCGCCCCTGCGCTCCGCGGGGATCAGCGCGGCGGTCAGGGCGCCGCCCGCGACGAGGGTCAGGGCGAACCCCAGACCGCGCACCAGACAGAGGGCCGCGGTCCAGGCCGGCCCGTCGACCACGGACAGCGCCGGCGCGGGCGCGCCGAGCAGGAACAGCCCGGCCGTCAGCGGCCCCCGGTTCCCCCATCGGGCGACGATCCAGGGCCCGGCCAGCTCGCCCAGCACCGTGGACAGCATCAGCGCGCCGGTGGCGAGGCCCGCCCCGTCCCGGCCGGCGTGCGCGGGCACCGCCGACAGCAGCAGAAAGAAGTTCACCGTGGCGCCGACCATGCTCACGAACCGCAGCAGCAGAGGACGGGTCAGCAACGGTGGCCGCCCGCCCGAAGTCGCCGTTCGTGCAGGTGAGTTGGCATGTGTGGTCATGCGGTCGACGCTAGGGGGCGACCGGCCCCCCGGTAAGCTCCAATTCCATGCGTGTGCAGTGGGCCGGTCTGTCCCCCGAGTTGCTGCTGACCGTCGACCGGAGCAGCGGTGAACAGCTGCGCGCGCAACTGGAGAGGCAGTTGCGCGACGCGATACGGACCGGACGGCTGCGCGAGGACGAACGCCTGCCCTCGTCCCGCGAACTCGCCCGCAGTCTGGGCCTGTCCCGCGGCCTCGTCCAGGACTGCTACGCCCAGCTGCAGGCCGAGGGTTACCTGGTCACCCGCGTCGGCTCGGCCACCCGCGTGGCCCCCTGCGCGGGGCCCCCGGCACCGCCCGAACCCGCACCGCCCGCCGAACTCCCGCGCCTCGTCGCCGACTTCCGGCACGGCGTCCCCGACCTGGCCTCCTTCCCGCGCGCCGACTGGCTGTGGGCGATCAGGGAGGCGGCCCGCCGCATGCCCACGGCCGACCTCGACTACGGCGACCCGCGCGGCAGCCTGGCCCTGCGCACGGTCGTCGCGGGTTACCTGCGCCGGGTCCGTGCGGCCGCGGCCGCCCCCGCCCACATCCTCGTCTGCTCCGGCTACGCCCAGGGCCTCGGCCTCGCCCTCCAGGCCCTGGCCCGCACCGGCGTCCGCGCCGTCGCCCACGAGGACCCCGGCAGCCCCGCCACCGTGACGGCCTCCGTACGGGCGGCAGGTCTCACCCCGGTCCCGGTCCCGGTGGACGCGCACGGCATCGACGTACGGGCCCTGGACGCGACCGGAGCGCGCGTGGTGATCGTCACCCCCGCCCACCAGTGGCCGACG is a genomic window of Streptomyces griseochromogenes containing:
- a CDS encoding PLP-dependent aminotransferase family protein; translation: MRVQWAGLSPELLLTVDRSSGEQLRAQLERQLRDAIRTGRLREDERLPSSRELARSLGLSRGLVQDCYAQLQAEGYLVTRVGSATRVAPCAGPPAPPEPAPPAELPRLVADFRHGVPDLASFPRADWLWAIREAARRMPTADLDYGDPRGSLALRTVVAGYLRRVRAAAAAPAHILVCSGYAQGLGLALQALARTGVRAVAHEDPGSPATVTASVRAAGLTPVPVPVDAHGIDVRALDATGARVVIVTPAHQWPTGVVLAPERRRALLDWARRRDACVIEDDYDAEFRYDKEPVGVLQGLAADRVISIGTVSKSLAPALRIGWLLCPPALTAGLTELKRIADRGTPTLDQLALALLIESGRYDRHLRRMRTLYAARSKALRAALAAHAPAVRLTGLDAGFHAVAHLPGGAGEETVIAAARARGVGLYGMSACRAAPAPEPPRLVLGFGDVPERAITEGIAAVGDLLG